The Myxococcales bacterium genome includes the window GCGCGGCGGCGCCGAGGTGGAGATGCTAGCGGCGGCCGTGCGCGCGGGCGGCTTGGGTCGCGTCACGCTCGCGACGTAACGCGCAGCCATGGCTGAGCTGAGCTGAACGCTCGATGCCGCCGCAAGCTGTCCGCTCGACGACGCGGCATACGAGATGGGCGACATGCTGCGATCAACTACTGGGCGCAAGGCGCGCCGCACCGCCGCATAAATCGCGCTCGCGTCGGCAAACCGCACCTCAAGTTTTTGTGGGTGCACATTGATGTCGCTGCCACCTGGTGGCACGTCGAGGAACACGGCGCCGAGCGGAAATCGCCCGCGCGGCAGCTGCTCGCCATACGCCATCGCCACCGCGTGGGCCAAGCCGCGATCGCGAACCCAGCGCCGCCCGACAAAGACGTGCAGCGATCGCCCTGAAAGCTGCGCCTGCGAGGCATCGGTTACGTGCGCGCGCAGCCGCACGCCGTCGATCTCGGCGGTCACATCGAGCAAATGTGGCTGCCAGCGCAACCCGAGCGCCGCGAGCACGCGCTGCCGCTGATCGCCCGGCGACAACTCAAAGATTTCACGCCCCTCATGGCGTAAGACAAACCCGACTTCCGGATGGGCGAGCGCCAGGCGCAGCACCCAATCGGCGATGTGCGAGAGCTCGGTGGCCTCGCTTTTCAGAAATTTTTGCCGCGCGGGCTGATTAAACAAGAGATCGCGCACCTCGATGGAGGTGCCTACCGCGGCACCATGCGGCGCCTGATCCTGCACGACGCCACCTTCGATCCGCAGCCTCACGCCCGCGAGGTCGTCGGCCCTGCGCGTGGTAATCGTCATGCGCGACACGCTCGCGATCGACGGCAAGGCCTCGCCGCGAAAGCCAAGCGTCGCCAGCTGCAAGAGGTCTTCGGTCCGACGCAGCTTCGAGGTCGCGTGCCGCATCAAGGCGAGATGCGCCTCCGCCATCGACATGCCGCAACCATTGTCGGTAACGGTGATTGCCTGCGCGCCGCCGCCGGCACAGGTGATGACGATATCGGTCGCCCCGGCATCGAGCGCATTTTCGACGAGTTCCTTGACGACCGAGGCGGGCCGTTCGATGACCTCGCCCGCGGCGATTTGATCGATGACATGGTCCGGCAGGCGCGCGATCCGCCCCACGGCGTCGCGTTGAGAAGGGACCGGCCCAGACATCTGTTGGCTCAAGAGCGTACCTCAAAACCCCTCCCATCGCGAGCGAGGCCAGCTTGGTCCGGGGTTATGAGATACGCTCTAGCATGATTGCGCCGTCTACGGCCATTCGTTATCGTTGGCCAATGCGCCGCACGCCACATTCCCTGGCACCCGACATGGATGACAGCGTGCCGCCGTACGGCCGACGGTCGCGCGACTCAAGCCTCACCGGCGTCGAATCGCGCAGCATCGCGATTACCGGGGCCCACACCTCACTTGGCGCCGAACTGATCGCGCGCCTCGACGCTGACGACCGCTACGATCGCATCTTCGCGCTGGACATCGAGCCGCCCGCCGCGCGCACCCAGCTCGTGCGCACGGAATTTGTCCACCTCGATCTCACCGAGCCCGGCGTCGACGGCAGCCTGGCGACGCTGCTTTCGACCCAGCACATCGATACCGTCGTGCATGCCGCCTTTACCGACGTGCCGCGCCACGACCCCAACTATGCCCATGAGCTCGAAGACGTCGGCACCATGCACGTGCTCAATGCCTGCGCGGGCGCGCAGACCGCGCGCCTCGTCGTGGCATCGTCGACCTTGGTCTATGGCGCCAGTCCTGACAATCCCAACTTCTTGACCGAAGACGCCGAGCTGCGCGGTGAGCTGCACGGGCCCTATATCGCGAGCAAGGTGCGGGCCGAACGCCAGGTCATGCGATTTGCCGTGGAGCATCCCGAGTGTGCCGTGTCGCTGCTGCGCTTTGCGCCGGTGCTCGGGCCTTCGGTGCGCAATCTATTCACCCGTTTCTTCGCCAAGCCGTGGGCCCCCGTCTTGCTTGGCCGAGATCCCCTCATGCAATTCCTTCATGAGCGCGATGCTATCACCGCCTTGCAGCGCGCCGTCGATGCCGGCGCGACGGGGCCAATCAACATCGTTGGCAAGGGCGTGCTGCCCTACACCACCGTGCTGGCGATGATGGGTCGCGTGCCGGTTTACCTGCCGCCACCGCTGCTTCGCAGCGCGACCCGACTGCTGTGGGCCTCGCACATTGCCCGTGCCCCCGCCGACCTCTTGCCGTATTTGCGGTATCCGTGTGTCGCCGATGGCACGCGCGGTCGCGCCGCCTTGGGCTTTTCGCCGCAGCTCAACATCCGTCGGACGATCTTGGATTTTCTCGGGCTGGCACCGGAAGATGGCGCCACCGACGTGGCACAATCGGTGGGCTAGCGATGACCAACCCTCCTTTCGACGAAGCGGGTACCACCGACGCACCTATCGACGACGAATCGCTGGGCGAGGAGGAGTCGGCCGACGACGACATGTATCTCGGCGGCGAGGCCGCGCTGCCGCCTGGCGAGTACGGCACCAAGCACGCCGGCTGGACCATGCTTAGCGAGGGGGCCACCGCGTGGAACGAACTCAACCGGCGCGTCAACGCCCTTGGCACCCCCGCGTTTCCTCTCGACGTGCGCCGCGTGCTTGGGTGGAACAATGTCAGCGCGGCGTGGCGCGCGCTCGCGATGCGCGGGCGGTCGAGCGTCGTCGACGACTTTGGCCGCGATCCGCAGGCAACCGCGCGTTGGGAGCGCCGGCTCGAGTGGCTCTATCGCCATTACTTTCGCGTCGCGGTCACCGGCATGGAGCATGTGCCCGCCACCGGCCCTGCGATATTGGTCGCCAATCACGGCGGCCTGTTGCCCCTCGATAGCGTTTTGCTCATGCACGCGATTCGCCGCGAACACCCGGCCGGGCGCGATGCCCGTCCGCTCATCGAAGACGAATTTTTTCATATGCCGTTCATTGGCTCTCGCTTAGCGGCCATGGGCGCGGTGCGCGCGCACCCGCAAAACGGCGAACGCCTGCTGCGCCGGGGCGAGCTGGTGGTGGTGTTCCCCGAAGGCGTCAAGGGCACCGAGAAGACGTGGCGCCAGCGCTACCAGCTGGCGCGCTTTGGCCGCGGCGGTTTTGTACGGCTCGCGATGCGGATGGGCGTGCCCGTGTTGCCGGTCGCGATCGTCGGCAGCGACGATGCCAATCCTCAGCTGTTTCGCATCAACGCGCTGCAAAACATCTTCGGCGGCCCCAGCATCCCCGTCACGCCAACCTTCCCGCTGCTTGGCCCGCTGGGACTCTTGCCGTTGCCAACCTCGTGGCGCATCGCGATTGGCGAGCCCATTACGATGCCCGCGGCCGCCGCCGACGACCGCATTTTTGTCTCGCGCATGACCGATACCATTCGCAAAAAACTGCAGGCGCAACTCGATGCCTTAGTAACGCGGCTGTAACTTGCCACGATGGGCGCGATTACGGGGGTGTCAGCGCGACGCTCGACACTAGATTGCGGCCGCCGTGCTTGGCGGCATAAAGTTGTTCATCGGCGCGCCGCATGATTTCGTCCGCGGACTTCACATCGCCTTGCATGGCCACGACGCCAACCGAGATCGTGATCGTCATCGCGACGTCGTCGTAGCGAAAGGGTGCGTCGGCGACGAGCTGGCGAATTTTTTCGCCAAACAAGCACGCGTTGGCCAGATCAATTTCAGGCAAGAGCACCGCGAACTCTTCGCCACCGACGCGGGCAAAGACATCCTCGCGGCGGATGTTGCCCCGCACCAGCTGCGCCAATTGCTTGAGCACGGCGTCGCCGGCGAGGTGCCCGTAGGTGTCATTAATGTGCTTGAAGTAATCGACGTCAAACATGACGAGCGAGAGCTGCCGCCGATATCGCCTGGCGCGGCCGACCTCGCGGATGAGCGTGTCGTGGAAGTGGCGCTGGTTGAAGATCTGCGTCAGCCCATCGACCGAGCTCATGCGATAAATTTCTTCGTGGTAGGCATTTTCGATGTTGCCGCTGGCGAGAAATTTAAAGATGCAGCGTCCAACTTTGATGATGTCGCCATCGGCCAGGATGTGCTCCTTGACCCGCTGATCGTTGACATAGGTGCCGTTGGTCGAATCGAGGTCGCGCAGCACATGGGCGCCACCGGCCGACACGACCTTGCAGTGCTTGCGCGACACGGCCTCGCTGTCAATTTGGATCTGGCTGCGGGCCAGGCGCCCCATGGCGAGTTCTTTGTCGGTGAGCGAAAAGCGGCGGCCGAGCTCAAGCCCATGTAGCACCACCAAGCAGGCCCCCTTGGCGCCCTCCATTTCTGGCAGCGCGGACACGTCCGTCCGCTTAGTAACCTCCCGCTCCTTATCCCTCACGACGCGCGGTCATACCGTAGGGCGCAGGTTGGTTTCTAGCCCAGGGGCCAGCATATTCCCCCGGCGCCCGGCCGCGTTACTGCGTGCTGCAGACGATGGCAGCCTCGGTCAACGCGCAAACGGCGGCCGACTGTAGTTCATAACGTCCGCCTACCACGCGATACTCGTGGCGCATGACCCGCGCGTCCGAAAGGCGCCAAATACCCTGCAAGCGCATCGGGCTCTCATCGTTTTCAACCACCGCCAACGTCGCGCCTGCCACCTCGCCAACGAAGTGTGGACACGCCAAACCCGCGGCTGTCGACGCCGCTCCCTTGTACAATTGCCAGTAGCAGTTGCCCAGGTCATCACAGGCGCGCCGATCCGCTATCGCCACATCTATGCCGCCGTCGCCGTCGAAATCGCGATCGGAACGCACCCACTGCGGCGCCGGCGTGCCGCCGTGCGAAGTAAGCTCGGCCGCGCAGGCATCGTCGGTGTCTAAGTAAACCACGCCCAGCGGCAATTCGCTGGCGCTCCCGGCCACCTCGGCGTTGCCAATCACCGCACGCGGTCCAGACGCGCGCTGGCAGGCCACGACGCTGCCGAGTGCCAACACCAACGGCAGCACCGGCAAGCCTCGAGGCCATCGTCTTTTCATGCGCGGTCGACTATACCGCAAAACGCACGCCGAGGCCGCCCGCCTCGGCCGCATCGCCCGCGCCGCCACGCAGCAGCGCGTGGGCGCGTTGCTTGGCGTCTTCGACCCCGGGCTGATCGAAGGCATTTACGCCGTAGAGCGCCCCGGCATAGGCGCAAGCGGCCTCGCAAACCATCATGAACGCGCCGAGATTTTCTGGCGTCACGGCACCAAACGATACGGACGCGAGCGGTCGGCCTTTCGCGGCCAGCGACGCGATGGTGCCGCGCCGCGAGGCCGTCATCAGCGCCGACATAGGCTTGCCGGCGAACGCGGGGTCGCCCCATGCCGCTGCCATTACCGGCGGGAGTTGCACCATCGGGTTGGCTGCCTCAGACGACGGGACATCGACGACGATATATGCCTTATCATCGGGCCCTTCGGCAAACAGCTGCAACAACGAGTGCTGATCGGTCGTGCCGCGGCAAATGAGCGGCGTCGCGCCAAGCCCGCGCTTGCCCAGGCTCTCCGCCCATAGCTGGGTAAACCATGCACCTAGCTCACCCAAGAGATCCGAATACATCATCATCGCCACGACGCCGCGCCCGGCGACGCGGTCTTGTTCATATAACCAGGCCGCGAGGGCGAGGGCCAAATTGCTGCCCTCCTGGGCCGGCTTTGCCGCAACGCTCGGCAAGACCCGCGCTGCACCTTGCAGCACCTTGACCACATCAAGTCCGGCGAGGGAAAGTGGCGCAAGGCCAACCGCCGACAACGCCGAGAAACGTCCCCCGACGTTGGTGGGCACGGGAAGTGCCAACAGGCTATGCTGCGACGCAAACGCGCGCAGCGGCCCCGCGAGAGGATCCGTAATCACCACCACGTGCGCTCGCCACGCGTCGCCGAGTTCGCGTTGCAGCCAGGCCACGGCGATCGCGAGCTGAGCCGTGGTCTCCATGGTTTGGCCGGATTTTGAAATCGCGCATACGATGGTCGAGGCCGCCGGGTGGGCGTGCAACGTCGGCACGAACACGGCGGGATCGATGTTGTCGCAAACTGATAAACGCACCGGGTTGCGATCTCCTAGCGGTCCCATCATGCCGAGCGCGGTGGCGATGGCCTTGCATCCCAAGCTCGAGCCACCCGTGCCCAGCACGACCACATGTCGCGGCGCGCGCAAGGCTGCGTTGCGCCCTACCGCCTCGGCCAAATCGGTCGCCCACGCGTGCTCGTGGGGCAACGTCCAGAACCCGTGCGCGCCTGCCAGCCTTGACTCGGTCACCGCCGCAAAGGTGTCGCTGAGCATCTCGGCCGAGAGGCTTGTGCGCGGAATATCCAAAACCAAGCCAGGCATGGCGCGACGCTACAGTGATCGCGTCAACGTCGCAATCCCCGCGCGGCCAGCGTGTGGGCGCGCAACGTATGCTACGCTGCCGCGCAATGCGTAGCCCTTCTCCTGCCTCCCTCTTATCGTCATGTCGTTCGGTGTGGCTGGCGCTCGTCGTCACCGCCGCGGCCACGGCCACCTTCGCAACCCACGCGAATGCCCAACCTACGGCGGCCTCCTCGGCTGAGGTGCTCAACGAGGAAGGCAAGCAGCTGCTCTACGACAACAAGCCGAGCGAGGCAGCGGCCAAGTTTCGTCTCGCGATCGCGATCTCCCCGGAGGGACGTTTCTACTACAATCTTTGCGTCGCGCAGTTTCAAGAAGGCAAGTTCGGCGAGGCGATTGCCTCCTGCGACAGCGTCGCGCCCAATGGCGCCGATGCAGCGCTCAACGAAAAAGTTGCCAAATTCAAGACAAAGATTTCCGATGAGATGGCGCGCCAAGGCCTCACGCCAACGCCGGTAACCCCCGTCGCGCCCGCAGATCCTACGAATCCGGTGAATCCCACCTACCCAACACCGCCCACGGGCTCGCCGGTGGTTGGCGCCCCGCCGCCTCCGCCGACGGCCGCGCGTCCGAGCCTCGCCAAGAGCTATATGTGGTCGCTTGGCGGCCTGGTGTTCGTGCCGGTTGGCACGAACGTTGGCATGCACGACAACGACTACGATGCCGGCGTTGGCCTGCAGATCAATTCGGATTTTACGCTCCACAAGCCGATGGGCGCTGGCGTCCAGGCCTTCTTGAGCTACATCTCGTTGCCGTCGGCAGACTCATTTACCGACCCAATGTCGATCGTCGAACTAGGCGTTTCAGGTTACAAAAATTTCTGCGGCGGCGCTATTTGTGTCACCCCACGGCTTGGCGTGCTGATTGCGGATTTCGATCCAGGCAATGCCTATAATTCGCTGTATATCGGCGAGACCTATCAGACCTGGGGCGTCACCGCTGAGCTAGCAGCGGGCCTAGCGGTCGGCGCCAAGAAGGACGGGTTGATTTACGCGCAGGCCGCCTTTCGACAGTTTGCCGGCAGCAACGCCGAGGGCTCGGATACGTTTGGCCTCGACGACAACATGACCATGTCGTTTTTCGGCATCGGCTACGCGCGGCGGTTTGCGAAGGCGTGGAATGAGACGCCATCGGCCTTTACGTGGCGCCTCGAATAGCGCGCCAAATCGGCGCTTTTTATGGCGTCCACCACCCGCAAAAACCGTCGGCGAACGCGCCAAGGTGGCGGCAATCTGCTAGGGTTCCACGGCTTATTCTAGCTTGGGCTAGATAGGCTCATTAGGGAGCATAGAGATGTCAGGAAAAACCGCCAAGCTTAGTCTGCCCGATGGGCGCGACGTCACCCTGCCCGTGATCGTTGGCAGCGAACAAGAGCCCGCCGTCGACATCCGCTCGCTGCGTAGCGACAGCGGCTACGTCACGCTCGACAGTGGCTATATGAACACTGGCGCCACCACCAGCGCCATCACCTATCTCGACGGCGAGCAGGGGATCTTGCGCTATCGCGGCATCCCGATCGAAGAGCTGGCCGAAAAGTCGACGTTTGTCGAAACCAGCTACCTGCTAATCAACGGCAAGCTGCCTACCAAGTCGGAACTCGAGACGTTCTCTAAGGAACTTACCTACCACAGCCTCATCCACGAGGACATGCTGCATTTTTTCAATGGCTTCCCGCCCACCAGCCATCCGATGGCGGTGCTCTCTAGCATGGTCACCTCGCTCTCGGCGTACTACCCCGACTGCCTCGACCGCGATTCGCCCAACTCGCTGCACATCACGCGCGCGTTGTCGAAGATCCGCACCATCGCGGCGTTTAGCCACAAGAAGAGCATCGGCCAGCCGGTCATGTATCCGCGCAACGCGCTCAACTACTGCGCCAACTTCTTGCACATGATGTTCGCCGTGCCGGCCGAGGACTATGTCCCCGATCCGATCATGGTCAAAGCCGTCAATCAGCTTCTCATCTTGCACGCCGACCACGAGCAAAACTGCTCCACCTCGACGGTGCGCATGGTGGGCTCGTCGGGCGCCAATCTCTATGCCTCTATCGCCGCCGGCATTTTGGCACTGTGGGGGCCGCTCCATGGGGGCGCCAACCAAGCCGTCATCGAGATGCTCGAGGAAATCCAAGGCCAAGGCGGCGACGTCAAGACGTTTATCAACGACGTCAAAGACAAGAAGAATAATCGCCGCCTGATGGGCTTTGGCCACCGCGTCTATAAAAATTACGACCCGCGCGCCAAGATCCTCAAGAACATGTGCGACGAGCTCTTTGTCCATCTAAAGGTCAAAGACCCTTTGCTCGATCTCGCCAAGGAGATGGAGGCGGTGGCGCTCAAGGACGAGTATTTCTTGTCCAAGAAGCTCTACCCCAACGTCGACTTCTATAGCGGCATTCTCTACAAGGCGATGGGCATTCCGACCAACATGTTTACGGTGATGTTCGCCATCGGCCGCATGCCGGGTTGGATTGCACACTGGAAAGAAATGGTCGACGACCCGACCACCAAGATCGGCCGCCCGCGGCAAATCTACACCGGGCCAACCTCGCAGGCCTACGTGCCCATCGAGAAGCGCTCGTAGGCCTGCCCATGCCAACCACCGCGGCGGCCACGACCTCGACGCATACGACCGACGGCATCACCGTCTCGGTCAAGTCGGCGTTCCTGGCGGAACAATCAGCGCCGCAGCTCGGACGGTTTGTCTTCGCCTACACCATCACCATTTCCAATAGCGGCACGGCGTCGGCGCAATTGCAGACGCGACACTGGGTAATTACCGATGGCCGCGGCGAGATTCAGGAAGTGCGTGGCCCGGGCGTCGTCGGCGAGACGCCGCATCTAGAGCCAGGACAAGCCTTTCGCTATACGTCGGGCTGCATCTTGGCAACCCCGGTCGGCGTCATGCACGGCAGCTATCAGATGGTGACCGACGAGGGTCGCGTTTTTGACGTCACGATTGCCCCATTTTCGTTGCTTAGCCCCTGGGCCGGCCATCAGGATGAGCTCAACTAGTGTAATTACATATAGTTACGAGTTTCTGAACATTTCCGCAAAGCCTTTAGTAAACTGGGGCGTCTGATAAGTAACCGTGACGACCCGTGAATCTGCCATCGCCGAGCTGCTGGTGGGCAAAGCCCAAGCTGGCGATAGGCGCGCGTTTGACGAGCTCGTGGCACGCTATCGCACCCGCATCTATGCGCTGGCGCTGCACATGACCGGCAGCGCTAGCGACGCCGACGACGTCACGCAAGACGTGTTTATGAAGGCGTATCGCGCACTCGGGCAATTTGCCGGCAAGAGCGAGTTTTTCACCTGGCTCTACCGTATCGCGCTCAACCAGTGTCTCACCACGCGGCGCCGCAGCGGGCGCATGATTCCCACCGACGATACGCGGCTTTCGTTGGCGCTTGAGGTCGACGCCGATGGCGATCCATGGCGCGCCATCGATTTGCGGCGCACGTATCGGCAGCTCATCACGGCCTTTGACGGGCTGCCGCCCGACATCAAGACCGCGGTCACGCTGGTCATCTTGCAGGGCTTCTCCCATGCCGAATGCGCCGTCATTATGAACTGCGCGGAAGGCACCATCTCGTGGCGCATCCACCAAGCGCGGCAACGCCTGCGCAAGCAGCTCGCGAGCGAGACCAAGCGGCGCGGCGAGGCCGAGGCGCCGCCACTTTCGCTAATTGACGGCCTTTTGGCTTAAACGCCCAAAATGCGCGAAATGCCCGCCGAGATCGGGCCCAGGCGCCGCACGTGGATGTGATATCTAGTGGATCGTGCACACAGCGGTTCTCGGCGCGGTCGATGCGGGCTCCAACGCCATTCGCGTGGTGGTGGCCGAGGTCAAGGGCGGTGTGATCCGCAAGCTCGAGCTGGAGCGGCTGGAGGTTCGGCTGGGCGCTGGCGCATTCACCCGCCGCCGGCTCGACCGCGACACCATGGATGCCGCGGTGGACGCCTTTAAACGCTGCCGTGAAATGTTTGACCGCCACGGCGTCACCGCCTATCGCGCCGTCGCGACCAGCGCGGTGCGCGATGCCAGCAATGCCGAAGCCCTGCGCCATCGCATCATGCGAGAGGCGCAAATCGAGCTGAGCGTTATCGACGGCGAAGAAGAGGCCCGCCTGGTCCGCGCCGCGGTGGCGCGCACGCTGGGCGACGCCTGCCCGCCCTGCATCATCGACTTGGGTGGCGGCAGCCTTGAGATCAACGCCAAGCTGCCCGGTGAAGCCAAATGGCGCGGCGTTTCGTTGCCGGTGGGCACGGTGCGCATGCTCGAGATGTTCGGCATTGGCGACAAGGTCTCCGACGCAGAGGCGGCGATGGTCCGCCGCTACACCGTGACGTCGCTCAAGGCGGCGCTCGGGTCGGAGCTGCCCGTGCTTGGCGCGGCGGCGATTTGCGGCGGCAACGCCGAGGCCCTCACCAAGATTTTCGGGCTCGCCGGCGCCTTGCCGTCGCTGACGTTGCACGCGCTCGAGGCCGCCCTGCCCGATATTCTTGGCGCCACCGTCGCCGAGCGGATGGCGCGCTATCAGATTCGCAAAGACCGCGCCGACGTGCTTAGCATGGCCTCGCTCATCTTTGCCGTGGTGGGCCGTCAGCTGGGCATCACCGAATTCATCTCGCCCGGCGTTGGCCTGCGCGATGCGGTGCTGTTTGAGCTGTGCGATGCGGTGGCCGACGAAAAGGTCAAGGCGGTCGAGGCCACCGACCAGGCGCTGCTCACCGCGGCGCGCGATTTTTCGCACCGCATGGGCCACGACATTCGCCATAGCGAACACGTGCGAGAGCTAGCGCGCTCGCTCTTTGTCCAGACGCGCGATCTGCACCAGCTCGACGATAGCCAACTCGTCTTGCTGGAGGTGGCGGCGATCCTTCATGACATTGGTGAGGTGGTACATTCTCGCGGCCACCACAAGCACAGCGAATACCTAATTCGCACCGGGCGCATTGCGGGCCTCGACGGCGAACGCCGCGACATCGTCGCCGCCATCGCGCGTTGCCATCGCAAGACGGCAAGCGATGCCCGCAAGATCCTGGCAGAGCTGCCGCTGTTGCGCGAGGGGCGTGCCATCGCGCGCAAACTCGCCGGCATCCTCCGCCTCGCTGATGGCCTCGACTACGACCACCGCCAAGCCGTCGAGTCGCTCGTGGTTAGCAAGCAGCGCAACGTCCTCACCATCGATCTCTTCACCACCGCGGATGCGCGCGCCTTTAAGCCAGAAGAAATGCTGCGCAAGGCGGACTTGCTCGCCGATGAATTCGAAGTCAAGCTCGAGCTGCTGCGGGCCAAGGTCAAGAAACGCACCGAACCGCGCGCCGCGACGCCGGTATAAATTCACTCGCCGAGGCTTAAAATGCCTGGAGAAACCCGGCCGTGATGCGGCCAGGAAAGCCGCCGTGGTAGGTCTCAAGCGGCAGCGCCCAGTCGATGCGCAAGACCTCGGTGGAGGTCTGCGGAATCAGCACCCGCATGCCGACCCCGACATCTTGATACAGCTTCATGTCGCTGAAGGTCGCCGCCGCGCCACCTAGGTCGTAGAACCCGACGCCGCCGACGCGCAAAAAGCCAACATCAACTGGCTTCGTGCGAAACTCCGCCGACCATTGCAACCGCCGCGGGCCGGTGAATTGGCCGGTCTCATAGCCGCGCAGGCCGGTGTCGCCACCGACTTCGTAAAAGCGATTTTGCGTGTCCTCGAACAAGGTGGCGACGCGAACCTTGGTGACAAAGCGCCCGGGGCCAGTGGTCGGCAACACCGCCCACATTTCCGTCGCGACGCCATTGTCGATGGCATCGCCGTGCTCGTACCGCGTCTCCGCGCTGGCCGATACGCGCAACAACCCGTCGGCCGCGAGGCGCCAGGCATAGGAGCCCGAGATGGTGCCCCGCGCATAGCTTACGTCCGAGCCGAACGCCTCGACGGTGGCGCCGACCTCGGCGGACAAGGTCGGGCCGAAGCGGAAATCCTCGCCGACATCAAAAGTTTCGACGTTGCGAATCGTTTGGTAGTCAGGCTCGAACATGTCGTAGCCGACGAACGGCTCGTTGGCGAATTCAGAGCGCGGGAACACGTTGTCGATGAACGATTGCGCGACCTCTGGATCGTCCGGCCGTAGGCGTTCGAAGCGCGCGCGGCGCGAGGCGACCTGCACCCCCCACGTGAGGCGATGGACAAAGTCATCATAGTCGCCCAGCCGGCGGGCCGCGTAGGAGCGCAGTTTAAAGCGCGTA containing:
- a CDS encoding Ppx/GppA family phosphatase, whose translation is MHTAVLGAVDAGSNAIRVVVAEVKGGVIRKLELERLEVRLGAGAFTRRRLDRDTMDAAVDAFKRCREMFDRHGVTAYRAVATSAVRDASNAEALRHRIMREAQIELSVIDGEEEARLVRAAVARTLGDACPPCIIDLGGGSLEINAKLPGEAKWRGVSLPVGTVRMLEMFGIGDKVSDAEAAMVRRYTVTSLKAALGSELPVLGAAAICGGNAEALTKIFGLAGALPSLTLHALEAALPDILGATVAERMARYQIRKDRADVLSMASLIFAVVGRQLGITEFISPGVGLRDAVLFELCDAVADEKVKAVEATDQALLTAARDFSHRMGHDIRHSEHVRELARSLFVQTRDLHQLDDSQLVLLEVAAILHDIGEVVHSRGHHKHSEYLIRTGRIAGLDGERRDIVAAIARCHRKTASDARKILAELPLLREGRAIARKLAGILRLADGLDYDHRQAVESLVVSKQRNVLTIDLFTTADARAFKPEEMLRKADLLADEFEVKLELLRAKVKKRTEPRAATPV